One window of the Pseudomonas knackmussii B13 genome contains the following:
- a CDS encoding DUF4124 domain-containing protein, which produces MRFLLCLCAGLMPLLASADIYRWTDAQGKVHFSETPPAGAQRVEVKPQVMERDAATREHEEKLRKFYSARSEEQADAQKRATQQQAEQDAQCAHLRDNLASIQHGGRYYSEGTNGERTYYSDAQIDAARRELNARLAEGCR; this is translated from the coding sequence ATGCGCTTTTTGCTTTGCCTGTGTGCGGGCCTGATGCCCCTGCTGGCGTCGGCCGACATCTATCGCTGGACCGATGCCCAGGGCAAGGTGCATTTCAGCGAGACCCCGCCGGCCGGTGCGCAGCGGGTCGAGGTGAAGCCGCAGGTAATGGAGCGCGACGCCGCCACGCGCGAGCACGAGGAGAAGCTGCGCAAGTTCTATTCGGCGCGCAGCGAGGAACAGGCCGACGCGCAGAAGCGCGCGACGCAGCAGCAGGCCGAGCAGGACGCGCAGTGCGCCCACCTGCGCGACAACCTGGCGTCGATCCAGCACGGCGGCCGTTACTACTCCGAAGGCACCAACGGAGAACGAACCTATTACAGCGATGCACAGATCGATGCCGCTCGTCGCGAGTTGAACGCGCGTCTGGCGGAAGGCTGTCGTTAG
- a CDS encoding PilZ domain-containing protein, translating into MRHQRHIERHQLPYYLKVFNSVTDKPMGYLGNVSLDGLLMISQLPMLVGGRFDMRLKIPGQDGKLQFIDFSGTCQWCREDVTPGSFDSGFSLVAPPAEYVELVDALRRYFSFRRQVESV; encoded by the coding sequence ATGCGTCATCAACGACACATAGAGCGCCATCAGCTGCCGTATTACCTGAAGGTGTTCAACAGCGTCACCGACAAGCCCATGGGTTACCTGGGCAACGTCTCGCTCGACGGCCTGCTGATGATCAGCCAACTGCCGATGCTGGTGGGCGGGCGTTTCGACATGCGCCTGAAGATTCCCGGCCAGGACGGCAAGCTGCAATTCATCGACTTCAGCGGCACCTGCCAGTGGTGTCGCGAGGACGTGACGCCGGGCAGCTTCGACTCCGGCTTCAGCCTGGTGGCGCCGCCGGCGGAATACGTCGAACTGGTCGACGCGCTGCGCCGTTATTTCAGTTTTCGCCGTCAGGTGGAGTCGGTCTGA
- a CDS encoding cupin domain-containing protein, translating into MKITHLKDTLNAELGAPSPVGVPVGEPIPHTRVAEVERPDQVDTGVWECSPGRFRRQIVQQEFCHFIAGRGTFTPDGGEPIAFQAGDAFLLPENSIGVWDIQETVRKTFAIIHRG; encoded by the coding sequence ATGAAGATCACCCACCTCAAGGACACCCTCAACGCCGAGCTCGGCGCCCCCAGCCCGGTCGGCGTACCGGTCGGCGAGCCGATCCCGCACACCCGCGTCGCGGAAGTGGAACGCCCCGACCAGGTCGATACCGGCGTCTGGGAATGCAGCCCCGGCCGTTTCCGCCGGCAGATCGTGCAGCAGGAGTTCTGCCACTTCATCGCCGGCCGCGGCACCTTCACCCCGGACGGCGGCGAACCCATCGCCTTCCAGGCCGGCGATGCCTTCCTCCTGCCGGAGAACAGCATCGGCGTGTGGGACATCCAGGAAACCGTGCGCAAGACCTTCGCGATCATCCATCGCGGCTGA
- a CDS encoding NAD(P)/FAD-dependent oxidoreductase has translation MSAWRHISLWMNLLDDDLIPRPSLQGDLEVDVAIVGAGYTGLWTAYYLKTHAPELKVAIVGAKPAGFGASGRNGGWLMGAVLGEDRLVGHLPEPRRRETWNLLHGIPDEVARVLEREGIDCDYRKGGTLYCAARYPEQERRLREYLSSLRSEGLGEDDFRWLSASELGDQLRIPGALGAIYTPHCATINPAKLVRGLARAVERLGVPIYEKSRVSHWEQGLVRTDKGSLKAPWIVPAVEGYAAALPPLGNYQLPVQSLMVATEPLAESVWAEIGLERGQSFSEFSRQVTYGQRTLDNRLAFGARGGYRFGGQLRTDFSLTDDEVGLRRYLFGEIFPQLKDVRITHTWGGNLGMSRRFHPHMLVDRRNGIALSGGYGGEGVGATNLGGRTLADLILGRETLETRQPWVIHERAMTDALRAWEPEPCRWLGYNAIIRSFVHEDEVLANPNSPAWRRRLAEKLAATMEGLMTWRVG, from the coding sequence ATGTCGGCATGGCGCCATATCAGCCTGTGGATGAACCTACTGGATGACGACCTCATCCCGCGCCCGTCCCTGCAGGGCGACCTGGAGGTCGACGTGGCCATCGTCGGCGCCGGCTATACCGGACTCTGGACCGCCTACTACCTGAAGACCCACGCGCCCGAGCTGAAGGTCGCCATCGTCGGGGCGAAACCCGCCGGCTTCGGCGCCTCCGGCCGCAACGGCGGCTGGCTGATGGGCGCAGTGCTGGGCGAGGACCGTCTGGTCGGCCACCTGCCGGAACCGCGCCGCCGCGAAACCTGGAACCTGCTGCACGGCATTCCCGACGAGGTCGCGCGCGTGCTCGAACGCGAAGGCATCGACTGCGACTACCGCAAGGGAGGCACGCTTTACTGTGCAGCGCGCTATCCCGAGCAGGAACGACGCCTGCGCGAATACCTGTCCTCCCTGCGCAGCGAAGGACTCGGCGAAGACGACTTCCGCTGGCTGTCGGCGTCCGAGCTCGGCGATCAGTTGCGCATCCCTGGCGCCCTTGGCGCGATCTATACGCCGCACTGCGCGACCATCAACCCGGCCAAGCTGGTCCGTGGCCTGGCCCGCGCGGTCGAGCGCCTGGGCGTGCCGATCTATGAAAAGAGCCGCGTGAGCCACTGGGAACAAGGCCTGGTGCGCACCGACAAGGGCAGCCTGAAAGCCCCGTGGATAGTCCCGGCGGTAGAAGGCTACGCCGCCGCGCTGCCGCCTTTGGGCAACTACCAGCTGCCAGTTCAGAGCCTGATGGTGGCCACCGAGCCGCTGGCGGAATCGGTGTGGGCGGAGATCGGCCTGGAGCGCGGCCAGTCCTTCAGTGAGTTCAGCCGCCAGGTCACCTACGGCCAGCGCACCCTGGACAACCGCCTGGCCTTCGGCGCGCGCGGCGGCTACCGCTTCGGCGGCCAGCTGCGCACCGACTTCAGCCTCACCGACGACGAGGTTGGCCTGCGCCGCTACCTGTTCGGCGAGATCTTCCCGCAGCTCAAGGACGTGCGCATCACCCACACCTGGGGCGGCAACCTGGGCATGTCGCGGCGCTTCCATCCGCACATGCTGGTCGACCGTCGCAATGGCATCGCCCTGTCCGGCGGCTACGGCGGCGAAGGAGTGGGCGCCACCAACCTCGGCGGGCGCACCCTGGCCGACCTCATCCTCGGCCGCGAAACCCTGGAGACCCGCCAGCCCTGGGTCATCCACGAGCGCGCCATGACCGACGCCCTGCGCGCCTGGGAACCCGAGCCCTGCCGCTGGCTGGGCTACAACGCGATCATCCGCAGCTTCGTCCACGAGGACGAGGTGCTGGCCAACCCGAACAGCCCGGCCTGGCGCCGGCGCCTGGCGGAGAAACTGGCCGCGACCATGGAAGGCCTTATGACCTGGAGGGTCGGCTGA
- a CDS encoding helix-turn-helix domain-containing protein, producing the protein MQWLYDGERSLYPTAPLCGILCAMQPITPPYADSPLTDSTRDVVQRYHQSWKQRDLDAALALYHADVEYNDYFQNRCMRLAELRAYVSQTMPSRPDEFLDHIDRIRVDGDTAFIQYRTAITLSGRLAVFHSSEAITVRDGRIWRINEYATLVREEASGGTRSGNDARPPASRLGLSPRQLSQLAGDLEEYFDKAQPYLAADLDLSQVASATGYTRNQISYLLNQVMGLSFYQYVNQQRLQHLLGQLRPGQDARIDELAFSAGFNSLSAFYRCFRQHTGVSPREYLKRLETP; encoded by the coding sequence ATGCAGTGGCTGTATGATGGCGAGCGCTCCCTCTACCCGACTGCGCCGCTCTGCGGCATCCTGTGCGCCATGCAACCGATCACCCCGCCCTACGCCGACAGCCCTCTCACCGACAGCACCCGCGACGTCGTCCAGCGCTATCACCAGAGCTGGAAGCAGCGTGATCTCGACGCGGCCCTGGCGCTCTACCACGCCGATGTCGAGTACAACGACTACTTCCAGAACCGCTGCATGCGCCTGGCCGAGCTGCGCGCCTACGTCAGCCAGACCATGCCCAGCCGGCCGGACGAGTTCCTCGACCACATCGACCGCATCCGCGTCGATGGCGACACCGCGTTCATCCAGTACCGCACCGCCATCACCCTCAGCGGACGCCTGGCAGTGTTCCACTCCAGCGAAGCGATCACCGTGCGCGACGGCCGCATCTGGCGCATCAACGAATACGCCACCCTGGTGCGCGAGGAAGCCAGCGGCGGAACACGCAGCGGCAACGATGCACGCCCGCCGGCCAGCCGCCTGGGCCTGTCGCCACGCCAGCTGAGCCAACTGGCCGGCGATCTGGAGGAATACTTCGACAAGGCCCAGCCTTACCTGGCGGCGGACCTCGACCTGTCGCAGGTGGCCAGCGCCACCGGCTACACCCGCAACCAGATCTCCTACCTGCTCAACCAGGTGATGGGGCTGAGCTTCTACCAGTACGTCAACCAGCAGCGCCTGCAGCATCTGCTTGGCCAGCTGCGCCCGGGGCAGGATGCGCGGATCGACGAGCTGGCCTTCTCCGCCGGCTTCAACTCGCTATCGGCGTTCTACCGCTGCTTCCGCCAGCACACCGGGGTGTCGCCGCGCGAGTACCTCAAGCGCCTGGAAACGCCGTAA
- a CDS encoding DUF1302 domain-containing protein — translation MTTKTRRAIFQPQVLAAAVALGCATQAQAVNFNIGEIEGQFDSTLSVGASWGLRDADLDYVGTRNGGHASSQTSDDGRLNFKKGETFSKIFKGIHDLELKYGDTGVFVRGKYWYDFELKDEHRELYDISDDGRSMGARSSGAELLDAFIYHKYSIGDLPGNVRLGKQVVSWGESTFIQNSINSINPVDVAAFRRPGAEIKEGLIPVSMLYLSQGLTDSLTAEGFYQLKWEKTVVDNCGTFFSTTDVVANGCNKLAYAGSDFDPNPAHGYRYLSRSGDDTPRDGGQWGLALRWYAAELNDTEFGAYVMNYHSRNPVFSTIAGRGLATANAATGAATAQYFIEYPEDIRLYGLSFQTNLGSTSVAGELSYRPNMPLQLNSTDLTVAALYPTTLFGNPIYSSGSATPTAGEVIHGYDRKPVTQAQVTVTQFFDQVLAAERLTVVGEVGYNHISGVNDGGLRFGRDSIYGIGELPNNALCKSTLNAANPDECNNDGFYTTSSWGYRVRGILDYPNVIAGINFKPNVAWSHDVNGYGPNFSEGAKAVSVGVDADYQNTYTASISYTDFFGGDYNPVNDRDFVAVSFGVNF, via the coding sequence ATGACAACAAAAACAAGGCGCGCGATCTTCCAGCCACAGGTATTGGCCGCTGCAGTAGCCCTGGGTTGCGCCACCCAGGCTCAGGCCGTCAACTTCAACATCGGGGAAATCGAGGGGCAGTTCGACTCGACCTTGTCGGTCGGCGCCAGCTGGGGCTTGCGCGATGCCGACCTGGACTACGTCGGGACCCGCAACGGCGGTCACGCCTCGTCGCAGACCTCCGACGACGGCCGCCTCAACTTCAAGAAGGGCGAGACCTTCTCGAAGATCTTCAAGGGTATCCACGACCTGGAACTGAAGTACGGCGACACCGGCGTCTTCGTCCGGGGCAAGTACTGGTACGACTTCGAGCTGAAGGACGAACACCGCGAGCTCTATGACATCAGCGACGACGGCCGCAGCATGGGCGCTCGCTCGTCCGGCGCAGAGCTGCTCGACGCCTTCATCTATCACAAGTACAGCATCGGCGATTTGCCGGGTAACGTCCGCCTGGGCAAGCAGGTGGTCAGCTGGGGTGAGAGCACCTTCATCCAGAACTCGATCAACAGCATCAACCCGGTCGACGTCGCCGCCTTCCGCCGCCCCGGTGCGGAGATCAAGGAAGGCCTGATCCCGGTGAGCATGCTCTATCTCTCCCAGGGCCTCACCGACAGCCTGACCGCCGAGGGCTTCTACCAGCTGAAATGGGAGAAGACCGTGGTGGACAACTGCGGCACCTTCTTCTCCACCACCGACGTGGTCGCCAACGGCTGCAACAAGCTGGCCTACGCCGGCAGCGACTTCGATCCGAACCCGGCGCACGGCTACCGCTACCTCTCGCGCTCCGGCGACGACACCCCGCGTGACGGTGGCCAGTGGGGCCTGGCCCTGCGCTGGTACGCGGCGGAGCTCAACGACACCGAGTTCGGCGCCTACGTGATGAACTACCACAGCCGCAACCCGGTCTTCAGCACCATCGCCGGCAGGGGCCTGGCCACCGCCAACGCCGCCACCGGCGCGGCCACCGCGCAGTACTTCATCGAGTATCCGGAGGACATCCGCCTCTACGGCCTGAGCTTCCAGACCAACCTGGGCAGCACCTCGGTAGCCGGTGAACTGAGCTACCGGCCGAACATGCCGCTGCAGCTCAACAGCACCGACCTGACCGTGGCCGCGCTGTATCCCACCACCCTGTTCGGCAACCCGATCTACTCCAGCGGCTCCGCCACGCCCACCGCCGGCGAGGTGATCCACGGCTACGATCGCAAGCCGGTGACCCAGGCCCAGGTGACCGTGACCCAGTTCTTTGACCAGGTACTGGCGGCCGAACGCCTGACCGTGGTCGGCGAGGTGGGCTACAACCACATCAGCGGCGTCAACGATGGTGGCCTGCGCTTCGGCCGCGACTCGATCTACGGTATCGGCGAGCTGCCCAACAACGCGCTGTGCAAGAGCACGCTGAACGCCGCCAACCCCGACGAGTGCAACAACGACGGCTTCTACACCACCAGTTCGTGGGGCTACCGCGTGCGCGGCATCCTCGATTACCCGAACGTGATTGCCGGCATCAACTTCAAGCCCAACGTGGCCTGGTCGCATGACGTCAACGGTTACGGTCCGAACTTCAGCGAAGGCGCCAAGGCGGTCAGCGTTGGTGTGGACGCCGATTACCAGAACACCTATACCGCCAGTATCAGCTATACCGATTTCTTCGGCGGCGATTACAACCCGGTCAACGACCGTGACTTCGTCGCCGTCAGCTTCGGTGTGAACTTCTGA
- a CDS encoding DUF1329 domain-containing protein produces the protein MNKKRILQCGALALSLLSGAVMAAVSADEAAKLGTSLTPMGAQKEGNADGSIPAWTGGIDKSAGSEDSRGFLSDPFASEKPLFVITAQNVAQYKDKLTDGQLAMFKRYADTYKIPVYKTHRTFSAPAEVYAAVKASALNVQPINDGNGLSNFEKSRYYAFPIPKNGVEVLWNHITRYRGGNLARTVVQVTPQTNGSYTPIRFEETVAFPQNMPDVDLSKASNILLYFKQAVTAPARLAGNVLLVHETLDQVKEPRLAWIYNAGQRRVRRAPQVAYDGPGTASDGLRTSDNFDMFSGAPDRYDWKLVGKKEMYIPYNSYKLGLPTYKYDDIVKPGHLNQDLTRYELHRVWEVVGTVKPSERHIYAKRHMYIDEDSWQIAEVDHYDGRGQLWRVAEGHYMFNYAHQAGGYVPEVLYDVIAGRYLALGLFNEEKTGYQFGIKATMADYTPAALRNEGVR, from the coding sequence ATGAACAAGAAACGAATCCTGCAATGCGGCGCCCTGGCTCTGAGCCTGTTGTCCGGCGCCGTCATGGCGGCTGTCTCGGCGGATGAGGCGGCCAAGCTCGGCACCAGCCTCACTCCCATGGGCGCGCAGAAGGAAGGCAACGCCGATGGCAGCATCCCGGCCTGGACCGGCGGCATCGACAAGAGCGCCGGCAGTGAAGACTCCCGTGGCTTCCTCAGCGACCCCTTCGCCAGCGAGAAACCGCTGTTCGTGATCACTGCGCAGAACGTCGCGCAGTACAAGGACAAGCTCACCGACGGCCAGTTGGCCATGTTCAAGCGCTACGCGGACACCTACAAGATCCCGGTGTACAAGACCCACCGCACCTTCTCCGCGCCGGCCGAGGTCTATGCCGCCGTGAAGGCCAGCGCGCTCAACGTGCAGCCGATCAACGACGGCAACGGACTGTCCAACTTCGAGAAGAGCCGCTACTACGCCTTCCCGATTCCGAAGAATGGCGTCGAGGTGCTGTGGAACCACATCACCCGCTACCGTGGCGGCAACCTGGCGCGCACCGTGGTTCAGGTCACCCCGCAGACCAACGGCAGCTACACGCCGATCCGCTTCGAGGAAACCGTCGCCTTCCCGCAGAACATGCCCGACGTCGACCTCTCCAAAGCCAGCAACATCCTGCTGTACTTCAAGCAGGCGGTAACGGCGCCGGCGCGCCTGGCCGGTAACGTGCTGCTGGTCCACGAGACCCTCGACCAGGTCAAGGAACCGCGCCTGGCGTGGATCTACAACGCCGGCCAGCGCCGCGTACGCCGTGCCCCGCAGGTGGCCTACGACGGTCCGGGTACCGCTTCCGACGGCCTGCGCACCTCGGACAACTTCGACATGTTCTCCGGCGCTCCGGATCGTTACGACTGGAAACTGGTGGGCAAGAAGGAGATGTACATCCCCTACAACAGCTACAAGCTGGGCCTGCCGACCTACAAGTACGACGACATCGTCAAGCCGGGCCACCTCAACCAGGACCTGACCCGCTACGAGCTGCACCGCGTGTGGGAAGTGGTCGGCACCGTGAAGCCCAGCGAGCGGCACATCTACGCCAAGCGCCACATGTACATCGACGAGGACAGCTGGCAGATCGCCGAAGTCGACCACTACGACGGCCGCGGCCAGCTGTGGCGCGTCGCCGAAGGGCACTACATGTTCAACTACGCGCACCAGGCGGGTGGTTACGTGCCCGAGGTGCTCTATGACGTGATCGCCGGCCGTTACCTGGCCCTGGGCCTGTTCAACGAAGAGAAGACCGGCTACCAGTTCGGCATCAAGGCAACCATGGCCGACTACACCCCGGCCGCCCTGCGTAACGAAGGGGTCCGCTGA
- a CDS encoding helix-turn-helix transcriptional regulator, translating into MLTSVTPLTSLPRLPPQHLPRSRLHDLLLRDDHRLRLLLAPLGSGKTVLLGECARAAPSGTRVAWLALAGRALSVSAFVARLGEAIGLSGVDERQLSDFLRETRQPLWIMLDDYPREPDAELDACLDRLLAQASPQVGWWLASRRRPACNLARLLLEGELLEVEAAQLHFSETELTEWLRQGGREWPLELRQLLLEQTGGWCAGIRLRLLGLPVEELVPAPALLAESGQALLQDYLQREVLDELPEPLGEILCGLARVGRCCSALVDHLFEESPGALQLLLQRGSCLEAEEGACGWYRVAPVLAGGLAELGRTPASSLHRRACQWFGQSGDSHAAFEHSLRAEQPDVAASLLQRLTEEQLLQGHNVARVLRLREKLPEELLLSTPRLVILNAWALLFVGRLDDAEQLLAIFERFLPMPSEARQRALIAQWLGLSGMLAHARGRPGAEARLRGALADLPQDAWAQTLICLSALSQLAQAEGQLDQARLLNREALKRAREQGSVVFEAYLEMDRAYWLEQRGELARAESLLLRVQESLAELRQAGYAMTGRVLLRRGWLGLRQGHDEQARELLQCGLRETRRSLDPASVYGYIGLALLDARDGEIDVAFNRLLEAERQMQLQHIPEALYRGALLLASGTLSLRQGRPGQAREILGRVLARYQSDGLSAPAATPDLLSRVACQLALAEAYDGEAQAALARLDDLLPLVQSQGRMALVCEVWLAKAEAHALAGQAEAAQAACAAGAELAQRFGLLALLGESRQRQPGLYALASDASLPPLLSQREQSVLELIARGCSNLEIGERLFISLHTVKTHARRINGKLGVERRTQAVARAKELGLLKA; encoded by the coding sequence ATGCTCACCTCCGTCACACCGCTTACCTCGCTCCCCCGGCTGCCGCCCCAGCACTTGCCGCGGTCGCGCTTGCACGACCTGCTGCTACGCGACGACCATCGCCTGCGCCTGCTGCTCGCGCCCCTGGGCAGCGGCAAGACGGTGCTGCTCGGCGAGTGCGCCCGTGCCGCGCCTTCCGGCACCCGCGTGGCCTGGCTGGCCCTGGCTGGCCGCGCCCTGAGCGTGAGCGCCTTTGTCGCTCGGTTGGGCGAGGCGATCGGCCTTTCAGGTGTCGACGAGCGACAGCTGAGTGATTTCCTGCGTGAAACGCGGCAGCCGCTGTGGATCATGCTCGACGACTATCCGCGCGAACCCGATGCCGAACTGGATGCCTGCCTTGACCGCCTGCTGGCCCAGGCCTCGCCGCAAGTCGGCTGGTGGCTGGCCAGCCGCCGGCGCCCGGCGTGCAACCTGGCGCGCCTGCTGCTGGAGGGCGAGCTTCTGGAAGTCGAAGCCGCCCAGCTGCATTTCAGCGAAACCGAACTGACCGAATGGTTGCGCCAGGGTGGCCGTGAGTGGCCGCTCGAGCTTCGCCAACTGCTCCTGGAACAGACCGGCGGCTGGTGCGCCGGCATCCGTTTGCGCCTGCTCGGCCTGCCGGTGGAAGAACTGGTCCCCGCTCCCGCACTGCTCGCCGAATCGGGACAGGCGCTGCTGCAGGACTATCTGCAGCGCGAGGTGCTCGACGAACTGCCCGAGCCGCTGGGCGAAATCCTCTGCGGCCTGGCGCGCGTCGGGCGTTGCTGCTCGGCGCTGGTCGATCATCTGTTCGAGGAATCCCCTGGGGCCTTGCAGCTGTTGCTGCAGCGCGGCTCCTGCCTGGAGGCCGAGGAGGGCGCCTGCGGCTGGTACCGCGTGGCGCCGGTGCTGGCCGGCGGATTGGCCGAGCTTGGCCGTACGCCCGCCAGCAGCCTGCACCGTCGCGCTTGCCAGTGGTTCGGCCAATCCGGCGACAGCCACGCGGCCTTCGAACATTCCCTGCGTGCCGAGCAACCGGACGTCGCCGCCAGCCTGTTGCAGCGGCTGACCGAGGAGCAGTTGCTGCAGGGGCACAACGTCGCGCGGGTACTGCGCCTGCGCGAGAAGCTGCCGGAAGAACTGCTGTTGAGTACACCGCGCCTGGTGATCCTCAACGCCTGGGCACTGCTCTTCGTCGGCCGCCTCGACGATGCCGAGCAATTGCTGGCGATCTTCGAGCGCTTCCTGCCGATGCCCAGCGAGGCACGGCAGCGCGCGCTGATCGCGCAGTGGCTCGGATTGTCCGGCATGCTCGCCCACGCCCGTGGTCGACCGGGGGCGGAGGCGCGCCTGCGCGGTGCGCTCGCCGACCTGCCGCAGGACGCCTGGGCGCAAACGCTGATCTGCCTGTCCGCGCTCAGCCAGCTGGCGCAGGCCGAAGGGCAACTGGACCAGGCGCGGCTGCTCAATCGCGAAGCACTCAAGCGTGCCCGAGAGCAAGGTAGCGTGGTCTTCGAGGCCTATCTGGAAATGGACCGCGCCTACTGGCTGGAACAGCGCGGCGAACTGGCGCGCGCCGAGAGCCTGCTGCTGCGCGTGCAGGAGTCGCTGGCCGAGCTGCGCCAGGCCGGCTACGCCATGACCGGCCGGGTGCTGCTGCGGCGTGGCTGGCTGGGCCTGCGCCAGGGGCACGACGAACAGGCGCGCGAGCTGCTGCAGTGCGGCCTACGAGAGACGCGCCGCAGCCTGGACCCTGCCTCGGTGTACGGCTACATCGGCCTGGCTCTGCTGGATGCCCGCGATGGTGAGATCGACGTGGCCTTCAATCGCTTGCTGGAGGCGGAGCGGCAGATGCAGTTGCAGCACATCCCGGAAGCGCTTTATCGCGGGGCGCTGCTGCTGGCCAGCGGCACGCTTAGCCTGCGGCAGGGCCGACCGGGCCAGGCGCGGGAAATCCTCGGCCGCGTGTTGGCGCGTTACCAGAGCGACGGCCTGAGTGCGCCGGCCGCGACCCCGGACCTGCTGTCGCGGGTCGCCTGCCAACTTGCCCTGGCCGAAGCCTACGACGGCGAAGCGCAGGCGGCTCTGGCGCGCCTCGACGATTTGCTGCCATTGGTGCAGAGCCAGGGGCGCATGGCCTTGGTCTGCGAGGTCTGGCTGGCCAAGGCCGAGGCGCATGCGCTCGCCGGGCAAGCCGAGGCGGCGCAGGCCGCCTGCGCTGCTGGCGCGGAGCTGGCGCAACGCTTCGGCCTGCTGGCGCTGCTCGGCGAGTCGCGCCAGCGTCAGCCGGGGCTCTACGCCCTGGCGTCGGACGCCAGCCTGCCGCCCTTGCTCAGCCAGCGCGAACAGTCGGTGCTGGAACTAATCGCGCGCGGCTGCTCGAACCTGGAGATCGGCGAGCGTCTGTTCATCTCCCTGCACACGGTGAAGACCCACGCCCGGCGCATCAACGGCAAGCTCGGTGTGGAACGGCGTACCCAGGCGGTGGCGCGGGCGAAGGAGCTGGGGCTGCTCAAGGCTTAG
- a CDS encoding SirB1 family protein: MDPRQACLACLAQDPPGLFEAALWIAAEHEPQNPPGQAMRMLDDLAQRLFATLPLDGTAAERAQLLLRQLSEQGFAEDDDVPLLPRAALLPQVLQRRRGQPLSLALIALELARRQDIPLQGVNFPGRFLLRVPGADHLLDPTTGRRLYTRDCRDLLVRSLGTGVELNASHLRDASPAEMLQRLSRNLRQLHQAAEQPLAALKDAQRVLELGEPNVADHLARADLYRRLECPQAERYDLERALLLSEDPAEQLRLRQRIGEIPVPKKALH, encoded by the coding sequence ATGGACCCGCGCCAAGCCTGCCTCGCCTGCCTTGCCCAGGACCCGCCGGGTCTGTTCGAGGCGGCGCTGTGGATCGCCGCCGAGCACGAGCCGCAGAATCCTCCCGGCCAGGCCATGCGAATGCTCGACGACCTGGCCCAACGCCTCTTCGCTACTCTGCCCCTGGACGGTACCGCCGCCGAGCGCGCGCAACTGCTGCTACGCCAACTGAGCGAGCAGGGCTTCGCCGAGGACGATGACGTCCCTCTGCTGCCCCGCGCCGCACTACTGCCCCAGGTGCTACAGCGCCGCCGCGGCCAGCCGCTGTCTCTGGCGCTGATCGCCCTGGAACTGGCCCGGCGCCAGGACATTCCCCTGCAAGGCGTGAACTTCCCCGGACGCTTCCTGCTGCGCGTGCCCGGCGCCGACCACCTGCTCGACCCTACCACCGGCCGTCGCCTGTACACCCGCGATTGCCGCGACCTGCTGGTGCGCAGCCTGGGCACCGGCGTCGAGCTCAACGCCAGCCACCTGCGCGACGCCAGTCCGGCGGAGATGCTGCAGCGCCTGTCGCGCAACCTGCGCCAACTGCACCAGGCTGCCGAGCAACCGCTGGCCGCGCTGAAGGACGCACAACGAGTGCTCGAACTGGGCGAGCCGAACGTGGCCGACCACCTGGCCCGCGCCGATCTCTACCGTCGCCTGGAGTGCCCGCAGGCCGAGCGCTACGACCTCGAACGCGCGCTGCTGCTCAGCGAAGACCCGGCCGAGCAGCTGCGCCTGCGGCAGCGCATCGGGGAGATTCCGGTGCCGAAGAAAGCCCTGCATTAG